In Rhizobium lusitanum, a genomic segment contains:
- a CDS encoding pyridoxal-phosphate dependent enzyme, whose protein sequence is MSEMSQNPVAAVELSKIRARAVALADAIFETPVIELASPFITQLFDTGQVFLKLECFQKTGTFKARGALSNAHSIPLERWEAGITAVSAGNHAIAAAWAARQLGLSAKVVMQSSANPFRVALAKAEGAEVIFKDGGPAAFAEAERIVREERRTLIHPFEGENVTLGTGGVGLEFIDTVPDLDAVIVGVGGGGLISGVAAAIKQVNPRCAVYGVEPKGAASMSLSLAEGRPVTLDRIMTVADNLAPPMALPFAFGVIAHYVDNIVTVSDDDICAGMAIYQEEAKLAVEPAGAAALAGAVGPLRQRIAGKRIGIVVCGANIDTESYLTLTERGRRHISHMANQQTEDAETSRS, encoded by the coding sequence ATGAGTGAGATGTCTCAGAACCCAGTCGCTGCGGTTGAGCTCAGCAAGATCCGGGCTCGGGCAGTCGCATTGGCGGACGCAATTTTCGAGACGCCAGTTATCGAACTTGCCTCGCCTTTCATCACGCAGCTGTTCGATACGGGGCAAGTTTTCCTCAAGCTCGAATGTTTCCAAAAAACCGGCACCTTCAAGGCCCGAGGTGCGTTGTCAAACGCGCATTCTATTCCGCTGGAAAGGTGGGAGGCAGGTATCACTGCCGTTAGCGCTGGCAACCATGCGATCGCGGCGGCCTGGGCGGCTCGCCAGCTTGGGCTCTCGGCAAAGGTCGTGATGCAGTCATCAGCGAATCCCTTCCGGGTCGCGCTGGCGAAGGCAGAAGGCGCAGAAGTGATTTTCAAGGATGGCGGTCCTGCAGCATTCGCCGAGGCAGAGCGTATCGTAAGAGAGGAGAGGCGCACGCTAATCCACCCCTTTGAAGGCGAGAACGTCACACTTGGCACGGGAGGTGTCGGCCTCGAATTCATTGACACAGTTCCCGATCTCGATGCGGTCATCGTCGGAGTTGGCGGCGGAGGACTGATCAGCGGCGTTGCTGCGGCAATCAAACAGGTTAACCCGCGTTGTGCTGTCTATGGCGTCGAACCGAAAGGGGCAGCCTCGATGTCGCTCAGCCTGGCCGAGGGCCGGCCGGTTACCCTCGATAGGATTATGACCGTGGCGGATAATCTTGCCCCGCCAATGGCGCTACCGTTCGCTTTTGGCGTGATTGCCCACTACGTCGATAACATCGTCACGGTGTCGGACGACGATATTTGCGCCGGAATGGCGATCTATCAGGAAGAGGCAAAGTTGGCAGTGGAACCCGCCGGCGCCGCCGCTCTTGCCGGGGCTGTCGGCCCATTGCGTCAAAGGATAGCGGGAAAGCGCATTGGCATCGTGGTTTGTGGGGCGAACATCGATACGGAGTCCTATCTCACCCTGACCGAACGAGGCCGCCGGCACATAAGCCACATGGCCAACCAACAAACAGAAGATGCTGAAACGTCACGTTCTTAG